In one window of Henckelia pumila isolate YLH828 chromosome 1, ASM3356847v2, whole genome shotgun sequence DNA:
- the LOC140881079 gene encoding uncharacterized protein — protein sequence MGDLSNTTSVEGDLKFCGNDGLRVDKAEEERVDRKAELHPHMSDSPAKIEVSGNCINLFVEVFGPLDEIDDLNSRREHLIPVSHEFDQEYALEENESVSNELKMASLKNEGEWVFNVSDLVWVKARTQTWWPGMICDPSSDAAKDATKAEKRGPLLVKYFGNPHFTWCSNSDLLPFVEYFERLSRQNDSRNFLGSVDKAVGEIGRQVKSEMTCCCFPKESHTLPAHFSSQDTEKSLTPMDNASKFDDLYLSQFKPASFCSYIRNLASGSSVPNKVELIVAKNRLSAFYCSIGHCQLPLQLLRPSCDTPLNTQDNLKSKAINEGQNTSESVKGFEKSGCDDDLMSTGRKRRKNRSDGKLISSGKESELRERKKSKYLSYPYVEGDQNREVSSTAGQNIRDDPKNLSCGSEQSTPSSKLMGKNSREKGSRNSFKGSKAANIDASSAQLLSELNSFARGCFYPGRRKYSDSLKQFYFSFRKFAFLDFEMARGILKSRKVSTGAIAKVQKKGKGKVSVKESGKNQGINSDSVMDNASSEEPSKDNQQEKGSSKLVNVKKKKEVLLSAGMEPADNLLNTSDTTTVNGSCVITFQPQGSDFPKNRTAKKRKKGEASPTDLQLETEGKDILKNKTTKKRKKGEASLTLLQLEASLTLLQLETEGSDIPKNKSPDKTRKGEASPTHLCLETQGDIPKNKTAEKREKEEASPMHLQLETQGSDIPNNETPKNENKGEASSTHLQIETQGADIPKNKTLEKRKKGEAGPMHLQLETQKNITPEKEKKGEASPTHLQFETQDSDIQKNITPEKKKKGEASPAHFQLETTARLPDLNGNSVSISVGNMPFGISAMHQDAHNVNGTERSLSSGYTATESTPNVIHNAIDLSFHNSLQKILLPSSGKPERKKWKKKKETSQVASVIPDLNGTITDSPSLEKIPPVEDHISPEGDHPRKKRRISRPNEDLGAMLLLSFALEHPLPSRETLVMTFSRFGLLKESETQFLDDSSAQIFYERTTDAQFAIRRLEKNNPFGESLISFKFNPVVFASTMEMKETTTEKAPSASTMETKETTTEKATSSAGKNHKKPHLPQPFPPADKIKVPSPQKGDAPNLTFIKKNVEMMKMTLEKAGGNLSPEMRAKLENEIKGFLNKIASMESAASP from the coding sequence ATGGGTGATTTGAGCAACACGACTTCCGTAGAAGGGGATTTGAAGTTTTGTGGTAATGATGGTCTTCGGGTTGACAAGGCCGAGGAGGAGCGTGTTGATAGGAAGGCTGAGTTGCACCCTCACATGTCAGATTCACCAGCAAAGATAGAGGTTTCCGGGAATTGCATCAATTTATTTGTGGAAGTTTTTGGTCCCTTGGATGAAATTGATGATTTGAACAGCCGAAGGGAACATTTAATCCCAGTGTCGCATGAATTTGACCAAGAATATGCGCTGGAAGAAAATGAAAGTGTGTCAAATGAGCTTAAAATGGCAAGCTTAAAAAATGAAGGTGAATGGGTGTTTAACGTGAGTGATTTGGTTTGGGTTAAAGCTAGAACACAGACATGGTGGCCAGGAATGATATGCGATCCTTCTTCTGATGCTGCTAAGGATGCAACAAAGGCAGAAAAAAGGGGTCCTCTTCTTGTCAAATATTTTGGGAATCCGCATTTTACTTGGTGCTCCAATTCGGACTTGCTGCCGTTTGTGGAGTACTTTGAACGGTTGTCTCGGCAAAATGACTCAAGAAACTTTCTTGGCTCAGTGGATAAGGCTGTAGGTGAGATTGGTCGGCAGGTAAAGTCAGAGATGACCTGCTGTTGTTTTCCGAAAGAAAGCCACACACTTCCTGCCCATTTTTCTTCACAAGACACTGAAAAAAGTCTAACACCAATGGACAACGCAAGTAAATTTGACGATCTTTACCTGTCTCAGTTCAAACCTGCAAGTTTTTGCTCATACATCAGAAATCTTGCTAGTGGTTCTTCTGTACCAAATAAAGTTGAGTTAATAGTGGCCAAGAATCGTCTGTCAGCATTTTATTGTTCTATCGGGCATTGCCAGTTGCCTTTGCAGTTACTCAGGCCGAGTTGTGATACTCCCCTGAATACCCAGGATAACTTAAAGTCGAAGGCGATTAATGAAGGCCAAAATACTTCTGAAAGTGTCAAAGGATTTGAGAAAAGTGGATGTGATGATGATTTGATGTCAACTGggaggaagaggaggaagaaTCGCAGTGATGGTAAATTAATTTCATCTGGTAAAGAATCTGAGTTAAGGGAAAGGAAGAAGAGCAAGTATTTATCTTATCCTTATGTAGAAGGTGATCAGAACAGGGAAGTTTCATCAACTGCGGGACAAAATATAAGGGATGATCCAAAGAACCTGTCCTGTGGATCTGAACAATCCACTCCGTCGAGTAAATTGATGGGAAAGAATTCGCGAGAAAAAGGGTCAAGAAACTCGTTCAAGGGGAGTAAAGCTGCCAATATCGATGCAAGTTCTGCTCAATTGCTGTCCGAGCTTAATTCATTTGCTCGTGGTTGTTTTTACCCCGGCAGAAGGAAATATTCTGATTCACTGAAgcaattttattttagttttagaaAATTTGCCTTTTTAGATTTTGAGATGGCACGTGGGATTCTTAAGAGTCGGAAAGTGTCTACGGGTGCTATAGCCAAAGTGCAGAAGAAAGGAAAGGGAAAGGTATCGGTGAAGGAATCTGGTAAAAATCAGGGAATCAATAGTGATTCTGTCATGGATAATGCAAGTAGCGAAGAACCCTCAAAGGATAATCAACAAGAAAAAGGAAGCAGTAAACTTGTGAACGTTAAAAAGAAGAAGGAAGTATTATTGTCAGCAGGCATGGAGCCTGCTGATAATTTATTGAACACAAGTGACACCACCACTGTAAATGGTTCGTGTGTGATTACCTTCCAGCCGCAGGGCTCTGATTTCCCCAAAAATAGGACTGCGAAGAAGAGAAAGAAAGGGGAAGCAAGTCCAACGGATCTTCAGTTAGAAACTGAGGGCAAAGATATCTTGAAAAATAAAACTACCAAGAAGAGAAAGAAAGGGGAAGCAAGTCTAACGCTACTTCAGTTGGAAGCAAGTCTAACGCTACTTCAGTTGGAAACTGAGGGCTCTGATATCCCGAAAAATAAATCTCCTGATAAGACAAGGAAAGGAGAAGCAAGTCCAACACATCTTTGCTTAGAAACTCAGGGTGATATCCCAAAAAATAAAACTGCCGAGAAGAGAGAGAAAGAGGAAGCAAGTCCAATGCATCTTCAGCTAGAAACGCAGGGCTCTGACATCCCGAATAATGAAACTCCCAAGAATGAGAATAAAGGGGAAGCAAGTTCAACACATCTTCAGATAGAAACGCAGGGTGCTGAcattccaaaaaataaaactctGGAGAAGAGAAAGAAAGGAGAAGCAGGTCCAATGCATCTTCAGTTAGAAACACAGAAAAATATAACTCCTGAGAAGGAGAAGAAAGGGGAAGCAAGTCCAACACATCTTCAGTTTGAAACACAGGACTCTGATATCCAGAAAAATATAACTCCggagaagaaaaagaaagggGAAGCAAGTCCAGCGCATTTTCAGCTTGAAACAACTGCTAGATTACCTGACTTGAATGGAAACAGCGTAAGCATCTCAGTTGGAAATATGCCGTTTGGAATATCTGCTATGCACCAAGATGCACACAATGTAAATGGGACAGAGCGATCTTTGAGTTCAGGATATACAGCTACAGAATCGACGCCAAATGTGATTCATAATGCAATAGACTTGTCTTTTCACAACTCGCTTCAGAAGATACTTCTACCTTCTAGTGGAAAACCAGAGCGCAAGAAATGGAAAAAAAAGAAGGAGACTAGTCAAGTTGCTTCGGTCATACCGGACTTGAATGGAACAATTACGGATTCCCCATCATTGGAAAAGATTCCACCTGTGGAAGATCATATATCTCCAGAAGGTGACCATCCTCGAAAGAAGAGGAGAATATCACGTCCAAATGAAGATCTTGGTGCCATGCTTCTCTTGAGCTTTGCTCTGGAACACCCCCTTCCTTCCAGAGAGACGTTGGTTATGACTTTTTCAAGATTTGGGTTGTTGAAGGAGTCAGAAACTCAATTTCTGGATGATTCAAGTGCCCAGATTTTCTATGAAAGGACTACTGATGCTCAGTTTGCAATCAGAAGATTGGAAAAAAACAACCCTTTCGGAGAATCCCTGATCAGTTTCAAATTCAATCCGGTGGTATTTGCTTCGACCATGGAGATGAAGGAAACAACTACGGAAAAGGCCCCTTCTGCTTCGACCATGGAGACGAAGGAAACAACTACAGAAAAGGCCACTTCATCCGCTggcaaaaatcacaagaaacCACATTTGCCACAGCCCTTTCCACCTGCAGATAAAATCAAGGTTCCTTCACCCCAAAAAGGCGATGCACCAAATCTTACTTTCATCAAGAAGAATGTGGAGATGATGAAAATGACCCTGGAAAAGGCAGGTGGCAATCTTTCGCCGGAGATGAGAGCCAAGTTGGAGAATGAGATCAAAGGGTTTTTAAACAAAATCGCCTCAATGGAAAGCGCGGCTTCGCCTTAG